In the Candidatus Electrothrix sp. GW3-4 genome, one interval contains:
- a CDS encoding choice-of-anchor Q domain-containing protein: MKRHKKYLATLIGLLALAPIQGHAAEIVVDAAGNCTLADAIIAANTNQAQGWCGPGDDDAIATDIITLETDVVLDDPQLDEDARPPIISSIIIEGQGHTIDGNGGVGYVLKVSTGPYDDDPCIGGELTLNNATVTGGNHAHLPGNGGGLTNACWGTLTLNKVTVTGNDAYGNGGGIFSSPSSILTLNNVTVSGNSADGNGGGIYIEAMSIFGEMMLNNVTVSGNTAGGNGGGIYVGGLAFWDGGGVTVNSSIISGNEVTGVGNEVYIGSRFPDVTAAMAFNFFGDSGESESEAFYGSGFAPDGSNFNATSDGANIALSAILNPLADNGGLTMTHALVDGSPAIDWDVECFTGLTVDQRGQSRPEGAGCDAGSFEWVLNNLPVANAGEDQSVIQGETVCLDGSASSDPDNDPLSYSWELTAWPVGSTAEFDDPTAVAPCFLADLPGTYQVNLVVSDGIEESEPGPVEVLAIAPSEATIAILEETAMVVTSLDATVFDNQNKQKTLSKQIDNTIELVDEELYTEAASKLQHSILGKTDGCANSEASGASEITPDKNDWINDCLSQEEVYDRVQDAIAILQEEL, from the coding sequence ATGAAAAGACACAAGAAGTATTTAGCCACGTTGATTGGATTGCTTGCACTGGCACCAATTCAGGGGCATGCTGCTGAGATCGTTGTGGATGCGGCTGGGAACTGTACCTTGGCTGATGCCATCATTGCGGCAAACACCAATCAAGCTCAAGGCTGGTGCGGTCCGGGAGATGATGATGCAATTGCTACTGATATCATCACGCTGGAGACCGATGTTGTGCTTGATGATCCGCAGCTGGACGAGGACGCGAGACCGCCGATTATAAGTTCAATCATTATTGAAGGACAGGGGCATACTATTGATGGCAATGGTGGTGTTGGGTACGTCTTGAAAGTAAGCACAGGACCATACGATGATGATCCCTGCATTGGTGGAGAGTTAACCCTGAATAATGCCACGGTTACCGGTGGAAACCATGCACATCTTCCGGGTAACGGCGGAGGACTTACCAATGCCTGTTGGGGCACGCTTACGCTGAATAAGGTCACGGTTACTGGAAATGATGCTTATGGCAATGGCGGAGGTATTTTTAGCAGCCCGTCTAGCATCCTAACGCTAAACAACGTCACGGTTAGTGGAAACAGTGCTGATGGTAATGGTGGGGGGATCTACATAGAGGCAATGTCCATCTTTGGGGAAATGATGTTGAATAACGTCACTGTCAGCGGAAATACTGCTGGTGGGAACGGTGGGGGGATTTATGTAGGGGGGCTTGCTTTTTGGGATGGGGGTGGCGTCACGGTGAATAGCTCTATTATTAGCGGTAACGAAGTCACTGGTGTAGGCAATGAAGTTTATATCGGCTCTCGTTTTCCTGATGTTACTGCTGCTATGGCATTTAACTTTTTTGGTGATAGCGGTGAGAGTGAGTCTGAGGCATTCTATGGCTCTGGTTTTGCCCCTGACGGAAGCAACTTTAATGCAACGAGTGACGGTGCGAATATTGCCCTGTCCGCTATCCTTAATCCATTAGCTGATAATGGCGGATTGACCATGACCCATGCCTTAGTTGATGGAAGTCCGGCCATTGATTGGGATGTGGAATGTTTCACTGGGCTTACGGTAGATCAGCGTGGACAAAGCCGCCCTGAGGGCGCCGGTTGCGATGCAGGGTCTTTTGAGTGGGTACTGAATAACCTTCCTGTTGCCAATGCTGGGGAGGATCAGTCCGTAATTCAAGGAGAAACGGTCTGCCTTGATGGCAGTGCCAGTTCCGACCCTGATAATGACCCGCTCTCCTATTCCTGGGAGCTTACAGCATGGCCTGTGGGGAGTACGGCAGAGTTTGATGACCCAACAGCTGTGGCACCCTGTTTTCTTGCTGATCTGCCTGGAACCTACCAGGTCAACCTTGTTGTCAGCGACGGTATAGAGGAAAGTGAGCCAGGTCCTGTCGAGGTGCTGGCTATTGCTCCAAGTGAAGCCACCATTGCCATCTTGGAGGAAACCGCAATGGTCGTGACCTCCCTTGATGCTACGGTGTTTGATAATCAGAACAAGCAGAAGACCCTGAGTAAGCAGATTGATAACACCATTGAGCTGGTTGATGAAGAACTCTATACGGAGGCTGCGAGTAAGCTTCAGCACAGTATTCTGGGTAAAACAGATGGATGCGCTAACTCAGAGGCGTCTGGAGCATCAGAGATAACTCCAGATAAAAATGATTGGATTAACGACTGTCTAAGTCAGGAAGAGGTGTATGATCGTGTGCAGGATGCCATAGCGATTTTGCAAGAGGAGCTGTAG
- a CDS encoding rhodanese-like domain-containing protein — MRWKQFLTPVKSLNAPETRKYLNDLSVDDYNIIDVRQPGEYKSGHIPGAKLIPVAELAERSKELDPEKPTVVYUAIGGRSRVAAQMLAGKGFAEVINMAGGIKAWNSDTAIGPEDTGMALFSGKEEIGEVLLIAYALEAGLQDFYTLMQEQVRQEEVRSLFSKLSAIEVKHQDRIFAEYQQITAPPLSREEFERKAEVQAMEGGLTTEEYLALYPTDMEVATEVLSLAMGIEAQALDLYLRAAANCSDGATQQTLLRIAEEERTHLKLLGDLMDERA; from the coding sequence ATGCGTTGGAAACAATTTCTTACTCCGGTCAAGTCACTCAATGCACCGGAGACCAGAAAGTACCTGAATGATCTTTCCGTTGATGACTATAACATCATAGATGTACGCCAACCTGGTGAGTATAAAAGTGGACATATCCCAGGGGCAAAACTCATCCCAGTGGCGGAACTGGCCGAGCGCAGCAAAGAGCTTGACCCGGAAAAGCCCACCGTAGTCTACTGAGCCATTGGCGGGCGCAGCCGGGTTGCTGCCCAGATGCTGGCAGGTAAAGGGTTTGCCGAGGTAATCAATATGGCTGGCGGGATCAAGGCCTGGAACAGTGATACGGCCATTGGCCCTGAGGACACTGGCATGGCCCTGTTCTCGGGCAAGGAAGAGATCGGGGAGGTCCTCCTGATCGCCTATGCCTTAGAGGCCGGGCTTCAGGATTTCTACACCTTGATGCAAGAGCAGGTCAGGCAGGAGGAGGTCAGGTCTCTGTTCAGTAAGCTCAGCGCCATTGAGGTGAAGCATCAGGATCGGATCTTTGCTGAATACCAGCAGATAACAGCGCCCCCCCTGAGCCGGGAAGAATTTGAGCGTAAGGCAGAGGTCCAGGCTATGGAGGGCGGCCTGACCACTGAGGAGTACCTGGCCCTCTACCCCACTGATATGGAGGTGGCTACGGAAGTACTTTCTCTGGCCATGGGCATTGAGGCCCAGGCCCTTGACCTCTATCTCCGGGCGGCTGCCAACTGTTCCGATGGAGCGACCCAGCAGACCCTTCTTCGTATTGCCGAGGAAGAGCGCACCCACCTCAAACTACTGGGCGATCTGATGGACGAAAGAGCATGA